One window of the Triticum dicoccoides isolate Atlit2015 ecotype Zavitan chromosome 3B, WEW_v2.0, whole genome shotgun sequence genome contains the following:
- the LOC119276690 gene encoding peptidyl-tRNA hydrolase, mitochondrial-like, which produces MVSPFNLTYEAQRSSEFRPLSHPITTGAQLVVPATTAAMRLLSGASASRLPFLARARPRCVSRYSSASACRAASSSAAPVGDGGARKPWLFVGLGNPGKMYQRTRHNVGFEMIDAIAETEGVSLSSMQFKAMVGKGRIGDVPIMLAKPQTFMNASGESVGQLVSYFKIPLNQVVVMYDDLDLPFAKLRLLPKGGHGGHNGMRSIINHLKQNRDFPRLRIGIGRPPGKMDPANFVLKPFTKKEQEELDFTFHRGLEAIRIMALEGFNKSATFVNTAQSSEMLNR; this is translated from the exons ATGGTTAGCCCATTTAACCTAACCTATGAAGCGCAGCGTTCCTCCGAGTTCAGGCCCCTGTCCCATCCAATCACTACCGGTGCCCAATTGGTGGTGCCGGCGACAACGGCGGCGATGCGGCTGCTCTCCGGCGCCTCGGCCTCCCGCCTCCCCTTTTTGGCGCGGGCAAGGCCTAGATGTGTGTCGCGCTATTCCTCCGCCTCCgcttgccgggccgcctcctcgtCAGCTGCCCCCGTCGGTGACGGCGGCGCGCGGAAGCCGTGGCTGTTCGTTGGGCTCGGCAACCCCGGGAAGATGTACCAGAGGACTCGCCACAAC GTTGGATTCGAGATGATTGATGCTATAGCAGAAACAGAGGGTGTATCACTCAGCAGTATGCAGTTCAAGGCAATGGTCGGCAAAG GTCGTATTGGAGATGTTCCTATCATGCTTGCCAAGCCGCAAACATTTATGAATGCAAGCGGTGAGTCT GTTGGGCAGCTGGTTTCATATTTCAAGATACCACTTAATCAAGTCGTTGTG ATGTACGATGATCTGGATTTGCCCTTCGCGAAATTGCGTCTACTGCCAAAAGGTGGACATGGCGGGCATAATGG GATGAGAAGCATTATCAACCATCTCAAACAGAATCGTGATTTTCCACGTCTAAGAATTG GCATTGGACGACCACCTGGGAAGATGGATCCTGCCAACTTTGTTCTCAAGCCATTCACCAAAAAAGAACAAGAAGAG CTTGATTTCACATTCCATAGGGGCTTGGAAGCAATAAGAATAATGGCACTTGAAGGATTCAACAAGAGCGCTACTTTCGTGAACACTGCCCAATCATCCGAAATGCTGAATAGATGA
- the LOC119276689 gene encoding uncharacterized protein LOC119276689 isoform X1: MSSRGCPCSSLTTYSVSFTVSESPPRMAAWILAGPRSGPPAARTPHRFASILFGSADRSLRMNFFLPLKRTTISQRSSTSTFPTSSVCACSTVDVKKSFLHELSLIWPGFDASAVCAHAQQHAEAGDVSCPVRQPPQSASAPTSSPLGLPPPSCSMALSGQVSQIDSDGSMRV; the protein is encoded by the exons ATGTCAAGCAGGGGATGCCCCTGTTCCTCTTTGACTACATATTCCGTAAGCTTTACGGTGTCTGAGAGTCCGCCTCGGATGGCGGCATGGATATTAGCAGGACCGCGTTCCGGTCCACCGGCCGCACGTACCCCGCACAG GTTTGCTTCAATATTGTTTGGAAGTGCAGACCGCTCACTGAGGATGAATTTTTTCCTGCCATTGAAGAGAACTACTATATCTCAAAGAAGTTCTACTTCGACCTTTCCTACCAGCAGTGTGTGCGCATGCTCAACAG TCGATGTTAAGAAGAGCTTCCTTCATGAGCTTAGTTTGATTTGGCCCGGTTTTGATGCCTCTGCAGTGTGTGCGCATGCTCAACAG CATGCCGAAGCAGGCGATGTGTCATGTCCCGTGCGGCAGCCTCCCCAATCCGCCTCGGCACCCACATCAAGTCCTCTCGGTCTACCTCCTCCATCGTGTAGCATGGCTTTGAGCGGCCAGGTGTCCCAGATTGACAGCGACGGCAGCATGAGGGTGTGA
- the LOC119276689 gene encoding uncharacterized protein LOC119276689 isoform X3 produces MDISRTAFRSTGRTYPAQVCFNIVWKCRPLTEDEFFPAIEENYYISKKFYFDLSYQQCVRMLNSVCACSTGTVATTQFLQMWHRKSCPHVLLFLEHAEAGDVSCPVRQPPQSASAPTSSPLGLPPPSCSMALSGQVSQIDSDGSMRV; encoded by the exons ATGGATATTAGCAGGACCGCGTTCCGGTCCACCGGCCGCACGTACCCCGCACAG GTTTGCTTCAATATTGTTTGGAAGTGCAGACCGCTCACTGAGGATGAATTTTTTCCTGCCATTGAAGAGAACTACTATATCTCAAAGAAGTTCTACTTCGACCTTTCCTACCAGCAGTGTGTGCGCATGCTCAACAG TGTGTGCGCATGCTCAACAGGTACAGTCGCAACAACTCAATTTCTTCAGATGTGGCATAGGAAGTCATGTCCTCATGTGCTACTATTTCTAGAG CATGCCGAAGCAGGCGATGTGTCATGTCCCGTGCGGCAGCCTCCCCAATCCGCCTCGGCACCCACATCAAGTCCTCTCGGTCTACCTCCTCCATCGTGTAGCATGGCTTTGAGCGGCCAGGTGTCCCAGATTGACAGCGACGGCAGCATGAGGGTGTGA
- the LOC119276689 gene encoding uncharacterized protein LOC119276689 isoform X2, giving the protein MDISRTAFRSTGRTYPAQVCFNIVWKCRPLTEDEFFPAIEENYYISKKFYFDLSYQQCVRMLNSVCACSTGTVATTQFLQMWHRKSCPHVLLFLEVSFIVNCTYAMVMGFKVFLEKQSMPKQAMCHVPCGSLPNPPRHPHQVLSVYLLHRVAWL; this is encoded by the exons ATGGATATTAGCAGGACCGCGTTCCGGTCCACCGGCCGCACGTACCCCGCACAG GTTTGCTTCAATATTGTTTGGAAGTGCAGACCGCTCACTGAGGATGAATTTTTTCCTGCCATTGAAGAGAACTACTATATCTCAAAGAAGTTCTACTTCGACCTTTCCTACCAGCAGTGTGTGCGCATGCTCAACAG TGTGTGCGCATGCTCAACAGGTACAGTCGCAACAACTCAATTTCTTCAGATGTGGCATAGGAAGTCATGTCCTCATGTGCTACTATTTCTAGAG GTTAGCTTTATTGTAAACTGCACCTATGCAATGGTGATGGGTTTCAAGGTTTTTCTTGAGAAGCAAAG CATGCCGAAGCAGGCGATGTGTCATGTCCCGTGCGGCAGCCTCCCCAATCCGCCTCGGCACCCACATCAAGTCCTCTCGGTCTACCTCCTCCATCGTGTAGCATGGCTTTGA